The Hemibagrus wyckioides isolate EC202008001 linkage group LG26, SWU_Hwy_1.0, whole genome shotgun sequence DNA window TTAAGATCAGTTTCAATACCCGAGTTTGTGTTACTAACCTTTACTTTCATCATGGCGCAGGAAAGGACGACTATATCCGCTGAATGgggattttatatatacatatacacacacactgattgtaTAATTGTTTTTTGTCAATTTGTCTTACAGTGTTTTATTAGGAAAATTCAAACATTGATCACGTTAGTTAATGTGGGAATGTAGGACATTTGGACAATCAGGCTTGCACCTGAAGTTCATGTTAAAATAAGGTTTTGTGATGGAAGTAAACTTGTTTGGATCATTAAAGCAAGCTGGTCCAATGCAGTTATAAGTAACTAGTGTTTGCGCGGTGGAAGAAACAGGATGCTTTAGAATAAATCTGTCCTGATTATTTACACactgatgtaaataaataataactgaatttgtttgttttctttcttcagaGACAGCATGGCGCTCAATCGGCTCTTTCAGCTCTCCTCTGTCTTCCGCTCGGCTGTGAGCGTGACTCTGCGCAGGAACATCGGCATCTCTGCCGTCGTTTTCAATAAGGCTAAAGATCTGGACCCTGTACAGAAACTCTTCCTGGACAAAATCCGCGAGTACAACGTCAAGAGCAAGTGAGTGTCTTTGACCAGATGGATGAGAGACACTGATCTTTTCAATGTTTCCAAGTCGTGACCTTGAAATAAATCGGTCTCTTCCTTCCTTGTATAGGAGCTCAGGCGGAGTGGTCGAAGCTGGTCCCAGCTACCAGAAGAATATGACGGAAGAGATAAGCAAACTGCAAAGGTTATATGGAGGAGGTGACCTGACGAAATTCCCAGATTTCAAATTCACAGGTCAGTGTCAGATCTACAGACTGGTGGTACAGTAACACTCTTACAACAGCAAATCCATTCTGTCTGTATCCTGGGCAAATGCATGTGTCATTATCCCATCAATCTTCCTGTGAATGTAGGTTCAGTTTCTTTAGAGGTCATTGGATGTTCACGGGTAgtgaaatacaaataaatatgcCATATTTAGTGTAGCTAGAGTTGCCAGGTTTCTCTCAGACATGGTGAGTTTGTGTTAATGGCAGCTTATGATGATAAAGTGGGTTTAGGCTGAGTGTACTCTCAAACACAACAAAGTTCATCTTTATCACAAATACAGAGGAGCTGAATCACAAATCTCTTTCTAAATGATTAAGTCACAAGGTGCTGAATTATGTTACGTTTA harbors:
- the atp5pf gene encoding ATP synthase-coupling factor 6, mitochondrial: MALNRLFQLSSVFRSAVSVTLRRNIGISAVVFNKAKDLDPVQKLFLDKIREYNVKSKSSGGVVEAGPSYQKNMTEEISKLQRLYGGGDLTKFPDFKFTEPKLEEVAK